The genomic region CAAATCGGTGCGCGGCTCTGATCCCGATGCGGCGCTATACTATCTTTGCCGCATGTTCGATGCAGGTGAAGATCCCCGCTTTATCGGCCGCCGGCTGGTGCGCATGGCTTCAGAAGACATTGGCAATGCCGATCCGCAGGCGCTGGTTGTCTGCAATGCCGCAAAGGATACATACGATTTTCTCGGATCGCCCGAAGGCGAACTGGCGCTGGCTCAGGCCTGTGTCTATCTTGCCACCGCGCCCAAATCCAATGCCGTCTATACCGCCTTCAAGGGCGCCATGGCAGCGGCCAGGGAACACGGCTCGCTGCCACCGCCCAAACACATCCTCAACGCACCCACCAAGCTGATGAAGGGGGAGGGGTATGGCGAGGGCTATCGTTACGACCACGACCAGCCCGATGCCTTTTCCGGCCAGGACTATTTCCCTGAAACGATGGGCAGGCGCACGTTCTACGACCCGCCCGAACGCGGCTTTGAGCGCGAAATCAGGAAGCGGCTGGAATACTGGGAAAAACTGCGGCGCGAGCGTGCAAAAAAAGCTGATTGAGCCCGGCGGCTTTGACACCGGTCAAGGAAACCGCCGCCAAATCACGTTACGGGATCATGACCGACCCTGAGTTCAAGAGGCAAATTCATGAACCAATCAAAGCACCTTGCTGCCGCTCTTCTGTTCTGCGCCATGCCGCTTGCCGCTGCCGCGCAGTCCGAAAATCCGGCCTGGATCGAAACGCTCAACTTCGAGATGGAAAAGAACCACGAATGCGAGGTCGCCTATTACCTTCACATCAAGGAAGGCCAACTGGGCGCGCAGAAAACCTATGAAGCGCGGTTGCAATGCGTCGATGGACGGCAGTTCGACGCCAGCCGCATCGGTGAGGAGGGCGAGTTTACCGCCAAGCCCTGTCAAGTGCAGACCTGTTGAACAAGCCGCAGCGCCGCACGAAAGGAACTTCCATGAAAATTGCTGTTTTCTTTGCAACGGTGGAAGACCACACCCGCAAGATTGCAGGTAGGGTCGCAGCCCAGCTTGAAGAGGCCGGCCATGAAGCGGTCCTTGTCGACGTCAGCCAGCCTGGCCCGACAGGGGTTGCGGACATGGATGCTGCCATTCTGGCAGCGCCCATTCACGTCGGCCAGTATCCCCAGGCCTTTGTCGCTTTCATTCAGAGCTGGAAATCCCAGTTGTCCGACATTCCCACGGCGCTGATCACGTCCTCGCTGGGAATTGCCAGCAAAATCAGGGTGGAACGCAAGGAAGCCGAATCATTTCCTGAAGTGCTGTTTGAACAAACCGGCTGGCGCGCC from Salaquimonas pukyongi harbors:
- a CDS encoding flavodoxin domain-containing protein, with translation MKIAVFFATVEDHTRKIAGRVAAQLEEAGHEAVLVDVSQPGPTGVADMDAAILAAPIHVGQYPQAFVAFIQSWKSQLSDIPTALITSSLGIASKIRVERKEAESFPEVLFEQTGWRANRVHNVAGALKYIEYDFFKRWMMRRISAMEGGPVDTSKDHELTDWDQLKEFVSNFVLEVDVVT